TTCTCCCCTTTGGTAGGCGCTGTTTTCAACCGCACCTACCGGGAGGCGAAAGCGTCTCTTTTTCTCCCGCTGCGCCTTTGCGTTAAATGTTTCTTCACAACAAATCTGAAACCGACACATCTCTACTTGATCTCTATCCGAGAGCGGATTTTCCATTCCGGCGGTGTTTTCTGTGAAATTTTTCACAAAAAAGTCTTGACAGATTTTTCAATCTGTTGTATCATAAGGCGTCTTTACTTTAACCTAAGTTATTTAGGTTAGGAGTTACGCCTGTAGTTGCCCGTTTCTTAATCCCGCCTATCCCGATTTATCGGGGGTGCCCCTACAAGAACCTTTAAGTAGGTTGAGATGCATATCTCGATGTGGCACATCTACAATAGGGCTATCAAGCGAGCAGTTAAGGGAATCTATTAAAAAAACATGACTTACGCAAATTTAGCACACGGGGTAGATTTTTGATTTTTAACTCCCTAAATCTCCTAACCCCCCTAGCCCCCCTTATCAGGGGGGAATTGTTCGTTTGGCTTATCAGGGGAGGAAACCCTTGTCAGGGGACTTTGGAAAATCAGGGGATTTCTGAACATGCTGTGTAAGTCCTAAAAAAACTGGTTTCATATATTAACATAGGCTGGCACCTTAATAAGAAAAGGGTTCGCCCCAAGTTTAGAAGAAACTGGGTTTTTGAACAAACTCAATTTCTCTATTAAAATATACTGAGTGAGAATTCTCAGGAGGATAAATATGAGTAGCAAGCAGTTGGTTTATTTATTTATGGTATTGGTTGTCTGCTGTTCTGTTGCAGGTGGTATCGCCCACGGGCAGTCTACTGGTACTGTGACATTTAAGGGAACAGTCCTTATTGACGACAGTCCTGCCCCCGGTATTACAATAACAGGGGCGAATTCCGCTGGTATCGCCGGCCTCATTGGGAGTGCTGAATCACGCGAGGATGGCAGCTACACCTACGGATGGCTCTCCTTCAGCGGAGTGGTAAGTGCCGGGGATACGTTTACATTCACTTTGACCGATTCCGAAGGTAACAGCCAAGAGACAGCACCATATACGCTGACGGCTGCTGATACAGCCGTGCCCTTCACAGTAGATCTTGATCTTGTGCCTGTAAGTGCAGGCATTACCGTTCAATCCGGTTTGAGCGCGATCCCTGCTGACGGCACCTCGACATCGACGATAACAGCGATGGTCCGAGATGATAGTGGCAATCCTACCGCCGGCGATACCGTCACCATTTCAGCGGATAAAGGAACCGTGGGCACAACGACAGACAACGGGGACGGCACCTACAGCGCGACCTATACCGCTCCCTCCCTCGCCTTAGCCGCTACCGATACCGCGCAAATCTCCGCGGCATCAGCCCAACTCGGTGAAACGGCGATGACCTCCATCACGTTGACGCCTGTTCCAACGACCGTTACGGTCACCGTTGAACCGAATATCTTCAGCGCAGACACACCGGGCGATGGGATGGTAACAATCAGCGTGGATCGAGCGGGTCCCGTGGCAGATGAGACTGTCACGATTAGCGCGCCTAGCATCGGAACGATAGGCGCAGTGACAAACAATGGCGACGGCACCTACAGCGCAACTTACACCTCCGGCGGGCTCGCAGGACGGGTAACGCTCACCGCAACAGCGACCCAAGCGAACGAGTCGGCGTCCGCGATCATAACCATTAATGCTGGATCACCGGCGACGGTTACAGTCAGTGCAGTCCCGACAGAGCTCTCCAGCACCGGAAGCTCTACAATTACTGCGATGGTCAGCGACAGCAGCGGTAACGAGGTCGGCGGTCAGAGTTTGATCGCTTCCACATCGAGCGGTGGCACCGTAACCGCGTTTACTGAGTCTGCCACTAGGTTTGGCTCATACTCCGCAACCTATACCGCACCCGTGGTTGACGCCGAAGGGACCGAAACGATTACAGTCACAGTCGGTACGATTTCAGGGGAGACCACCCTGCAACTGACGCCTGTTCCGCCCGTCGAGGTCAGTATTCTGAACGTGGAGGGGACGGTCTTCATAGCGGATGGTGAAACCGCTGCGGCCGGTGTCGATGTTGAGATTATGGTCGGGTCAAATACCGCGATGGCTACAACCGATGCCGACGGTTATTTCGTGACATTCCTCGATCTCCTTGCGCCTGTGGCACGCGGCGGCGATCCGGTCTCGATTGTTGTGACCGATGCGAACGACGGGACACACGGTCCCTATACATCCGTGCTCTCAAATGATGAGCTCGGCGAAGGTGGAACTGCGACAGTTAGAAGGGACGTGACGACAGCTATCCCCGTTCCTCCGAGGTCCGTCAATGTTTTGGTGGTCAATGGCGTTGTCTATACAATTGATGGTGAAACTCCCGCCGAGGGAGTTAGCGTGGTCGTGACCGTCGGGTCAAACGCACTTCCGATGACGACAACGGACACGAACGGGTTTTTTGAGCGGACAGCCGTTGGTTTANNNNNNNNNNNNNNNNNNNNNNNNNNNNNNNNNNNNNNNNNNNNNNNNNNNNNNNNNNNNNNNNNNNNNNNNNNNNNNNNNNNNNNNNNNNNNNNNNNNNNNNNNNNNNNNNNNNNNNNNNNNNNNNNNNNNNNNNNNNNNNNNNNNNNNNNNNNNNNNNNNNNNNNNNNNNNNNNNNNNNNNNNNNNNNNNNNNNNNNNNNNNNNNNNNNNNNNNNNNNNNNNNNNNNNNNNNNNNNNNNNNNNNNNNNNNNNNNNNNNNNNNGTTTTTTGAGCGGACAGCCGTTGGTTTAGACACGCCCGCTGCAAGCACCGACGATCTGGTTTCAATCGTTGTCACAGATGATACCGGCGCGGAAAGTGGTGCCGAAGAGTTGCCCCTGACCAATGCAGATCTCGGTACAACGGGATCTGCCACCGTGACCCAAGACGTGATGACAGATATTGTACTGCCCCCCATGTCCGTCGATATCCTAGTCGTGGATGGCGTTGTATATAGAGACGATATGATGACCCCTGTCGACAGCGGATTTGACGTTAAGGTAACAGTCGGCGCGGATGAGTCACAGACAACTTCAACCGAAGCGGATGGCTCCTTTTCAGTCACATTCCTTGAGATACCGCCCATGACTGTTGCAACCACCGGCGATCCGGTTTCAATCATTGTGACAGATTCCACCGGCACGCAGCGTGGTCCTGGCGACCAGTTTACCCTGACCCATATAAAACTTGCCGATCCGACGATCACAAGAAAGGTATACACCGATATTGGAGCGACTTCAAAGCTGCTCAATGTCGTAGGTACAGTCTACCTCAGAGATGGCGATGGTGATCCAGTGGCGGCAGCGGGCCATTTGAGAGAGAACGAGCTGACGGTTGTTGTTGCCAATTCCGTCCGCAATCTGGAACAGCGCGTACCCGTCGATGACAATGGCGAGTATGCCGCTACCCTCATTGAATTTCTTGATATCGCTGCAGAGAGAGGTGATAGCCTCACCGTTGAAGTGGAGGAGGCGGGGGTAACCGTTGGAGCGATGGCCCGCACCCTTACCACACCGGAGATTCAGGCATCACAAGCAATGGTGAACATTCAGACAGACGTTCCCGCTAAAGTCGGTGTGCTTAATGTGGTCGGTAGCGTTGTCGAGCTAGATGGCACGGCTGCGGGCGCAGGTCTTCAGGTCACCATCACACTCGTAATGGACGGGCAAGCCATGACGCCTGCACAGGTCTCCACAGATGCGTCCGGTGGATATGAGTATACCTTCTTCGACCCGCCGGCGACGATTGCAAGCACCGGCGATGTCTTGATGGTTGATGTTTTACGCAGCGTTGATGGATACCACGGTCATGCAGAAATTGACCCGTTGAGATCTATTGAGATCATTTATCGGAACCAGCCGATGGTGGTTGATCCGATTAAGATGCTGCCACCGATCAAAGCGTTGGGTGGTCTGTCGATCAATCCCCAATATGTCCCGGAAGAGCTAAAGCGAATCAGTCGGGAAGCGATTCAAACCAATCCTGTCCTGCTTGAGATGATTCCTTCCGGCATCTTATATCTTGACCTGATGAAGGGACAACTGGCAAGCCTACCCGCCGGTTTCGACCCAACCAACGATGCGATCAGCAAGGCGAACTTCGGCAACGCGATCGCCCCCAAACCGATGTGGCATGTCTTGGGACAAGACAGACCAACGGATCCGAATCGATGGCTTAATGGAGATCTACTCAATCTGTATGTCCTCACAGGTCCAACCGCCGACAGTGTGATGTTCACGCTCTCCGGTGGACAGTCCGGGCGTGCTTCAGCGACGCGTATCGCCGCCGGCGATACCGTTCCGTATACCTTCCAATTGGAAGAGGAGCGAGCTGTCCTGTTCCTGCCGTCATGGGACGGTTTGAACGAGGGTATGTCGGTGTTTGCATCTGTTGACCTAGTGATTGACGGAGACACCGGAATCCCTATGACACCGAATATGGACACAGGGATATGGGAAGCGGAAGCACAACTGATGCCTGGTTCCAAAGTGTATTACCACTATCGGGTGAGGCTTGCCCATTCGTATGAAGTTGATGGTAGAACGGTGGAAAACTGGGTGGTGCCGGATCCACGGAATCTGCAAGTTGAAGACCGTGGAATCGTTGAAACTCTCCTCGCACCAGAGTTGGGACCGGATCTCGTAGA
This portion of the Candidatus Poribacteria bacterium genome encodes:
- a CDS encoding Ig-like domain-containing protein; translation: MSSKQLVYLFMVLVVCCSVAGGIAHGQSTGTVTFKGTVLIDDSPAPGITITGANSAGIAGLIGSAESREDGSYTYGWLSFSGVVSAGDTFTFTLTDSEGNSQETAPYTLTAADTAVPFTVDLDLVPVSAGITVQSGLSAIPADGTSTSTITAMVRDDSGNPTAGDTVTISADKGTVGTTTDNGDGTYSATYTAPSLALAATDTAQISAASAQLGETAMTSITLTPVPTTVTVTVEPNIFSADTPGDGMVTISVDRAGPVADETVTISAPSIGTIGAVTNNGDGTYSATYTSGGLAGRVTLTATATQANESASAIITINAGSPATVTVSAVPTELSSTGSSTITAMVSDSSGNEVGGQSLIASTSSGGTVTAFTESATRFGSYSATYTAPVVDAEGTETITVTVGTISGETTLQLTPVPPVEVSILNVEGTVFIADGETAAAGVDVEIMVGSNTAMATTDADGYFVTFLDLLAPVARGGDPVSIVVTDANDGTHGPYTSVLSNDELGEGGTATVRRDVTTAIPVPPRSVNVLVVNGVVYTIDGETPAEGVSVVVTVGSNALPMTTTDTNGFFERTAVGL